A genomic window from Cydia amplana chromosome 3, ilCydAmpl1.1, whole genome shotgun sequence includes:
- the LOC134662601 gene encoding sodium- and chloride-dependent glycine transporter 1-like, which yields MANASNPSLPDANKTLAVMDVVPYSDSKEESDVEAPAEDAEPERGNWTGRFDFLLSLLGYSVGLGNVWRFPYLCYNNGGGAFLIPFTVMLIIAGLPLMFMELSFGQFAALGPMAVYNQFCPLFRGLGYGMVIVSSIVMLYYNLIIAWTIHYMAVSITSIFYELPWQNCDPEWSTEHCYSYVEADLCEAQNGTYYLRNCFNQTYTIAHNISALADSALRRPPAEEYFTNKVLGLSSGIEEIGHIRLGMAACLFAAWLIVFLCLCKGVQSSGKVVYFTALFPYVVLVILFFRGVTLPGAWTGIQFYLTPDFSRLANAQVWGDAAVQIFFALSPAWGGLITLSSYNKFSNNCYKDSLIVAASNILTSFFAGLVIFSVIGFLAHELDVEVDKVVDQGAGLAFIVYPEVVTRLPAAPLWSILFFLMLLTLGLDSQFALMETVTTAIMDRFPNLRQKKVWVVLAVAVFGYLGGLIFTTNSGMYWLQLMDKYAANWSVLIIAISECILIAWIYGAQKFCRDIQCMIGEQTLMWVIFWCSMWTCITPSTLVFILVFNWIEYKPASYGRYVYPRWADGAGLMLGVMPVFVVVIMAIEQICSGTDDLTIMEKARVLSRPTDGWGPPVKPAVCAIAQRSEPEVPQVLLLHGRPVLRERGA from the exons ATGGCGAATGCCTCCAATCCATCTCTACCAGATGCGAACAAAACATTAGCAGTCATGGATGTTGTTCCATATTCCGAC AGTAAAGAAGAGTCGGATGTGGAGGCTCCGGCGGAGGACGCGGAGCCCGAGCGGGGGAACTGGACGGGCCGGTTCGACTTCCTGCTGTCGCTGCTGGGCTACAGCGTCGGGCTCGGCAACGTTTGGCGCTTCCCTTATCTGTGCTACAACAACGGGGGAG GTGCATTCCTTATCCCGTTCACCGTGATGCTCATTATAGCGGGTCTCCCGCTCATGTTCATGGAGCTCTCTTTTGGACAAttcgccgccctaggccccaTGGCTGTATACAACCAATTTTGTCCGCTCTTCCGTGGGCTTGGATACGGCATGGTCATCGTATCCTCCATTGTTATGCTGTATTACAACCTTATAATAGCCTGGACTATACACTACATGGCTGTCTCAATCACCAGCATCTTTTATGAACTACCGTGGCAGAATTGTGACCCCGAGTGGAGTACTGAAC ATTGTTATTCATATGTGGAAGCGGACTTATGTGAAGCACAGAATGGAACGTATTATCTAAGAAATTGCTTCAACCAGACTTACACCATTGCGCATAATATCAGTGCATTAGCAGACTCGGCCCTGAGGCGACCACCAGCGGAGGAGTACTTTAC TAACAAGGTGCTCGGGCTTTCATCAGGCATAGAAGAGATAGGCCACATAAGATTGGGCATGGCGGCGTGCTTGTTTGCTGCTTGGCTTATTGTTTTCCTTTGCTTGTGCAAAGGGGTGCAGTCATCTGGAAAg GTCGTTTATTTCACTGCACTGTTTCCCTACGTAGTGCTGGTGATTTTGTTCTTCCGTGGAGTGACATTGCCAGGCGCTTGGACCGGCATCCAGTTTTACCTCACACCGGATTTTAGTCGACTAGCAAACGCTCAA GTCTGGGGTGACGCTGCCGTGCAAATATTTTTCGCCCTTAGTCCGGCATGGGGTGGACTAATCACTTTATCGTCTTACaataaattttcaaacaactgCTACAA AGACTCGTTGATAGTAGCGGCCTCCAACATATTGACGTCATTTTTCGCCGGACTGGTAATTTTCTCAGTGATTGGATTCCTGGCCCATGAACTGGACGTGGAAGTGGACAAAGTTGTTGACCAAGGAGCTGGTCTGGCATTCATTGTGTATCCTGAAGTAGTGACGAGGCTGCCTGCCGCGCCACTTTGGTCAATCCTCTTCTTCTTAATGCTGCTGACCCTTGGACTCGATTCTCAG TTTGCTCTTATGGAGACCGTAACAACTGCTATCATGGATAGATTTCCTAACTTGAGACAGAAGAAAGTGTGGGTTGTACTGGCAGTTGCTGTCTTCGGCTATTTAGGCGGACTTATCTTCACTACTAAC AGTGGGATGTACTGGCTACAATTAATGGATAAATACGCGGCCAATTGGTCGGTGTTGATCATCGCAATCAGCGAATGCATTCTAATCGCCTGGATCTACGGCGCCCAGAAGTTCTGTCGCGACATCCAGTGCATGATCGGCGAGCAGACCTTGATGTGGGTCATCTTCTGGTGCTCCATGTGGACATGTATCACTCCTTCTACTTTGGTG TTCATTCTCGTGTtcaactggatcgagtacaagCCGGCGTCGTATGGCCGCTACGTTTACCCGAGGTGGGCGGACGGCGCTGGCTTGATGCTGGGCGTGATGCCCGTGTTCGTCGTCGTGATCATGGCCATCGAACAAATCTGCAGCGGCACTGACGACCTAACTATCATGGAG AAAGCTCGAGTACTATCTCGCCCGACTGACGGATGGGGCCCGCCGGTCAAACCAGCGGTGTGCGCAATTGCGCAGCGCTCCGAGCCCGAGGTGCCGCAAGTTCTGCTGCTGCACGGCCGCCCTGTACTGCGCGAGCGCGGTGCTTGA